Genomic window (Pseudovibrio brasiliensis):
GCATCCCTAAAAATAGCCCCGTATGCAGCAGAGCCAGAACGGCCCCGAACGCACCACCAGCAGAGATGCCGATCAGATGTGGGTCCGCCAACGGGTTGCGGGTTACGGACTGGAGACAGGCCCCCACAATGGAAAGCCCGGCCCCCACCATAATCGCCAGCAGCGCACGGGGCAGGCGGATCTGCCAGAGAATGTTCTCCCGGCCCAACGACCAGCTCGGCTCCACCAACCCGGGCACCAGTTTATTGACGAGAACACCCCAGACCGTCTCCATGGAAACAGAAACCGCGCCAACGGAGACAGCAAGGCAAACAGAAAGAACCAGCGCAGCCAATCCCACGCAACAGATCTGCAGCAAATGATGAGAAGAGCCCTCTTTCGGAGCTACGACAACGCCGGTTCCTTCGCTCATTTTAGTTCCCCCAGAACGCTGCAGCGAGCTTCTTGATCGCCTTGATGTTCCTTGGTCCCGGTGTTGCCTCGGCATACTCCAGCGTCACAAACCGGTCATGCTTCACCGCATCCAGATCCGCAAAAGCTGGGTTGGTGAGCATGAACTCACGCTTCTGCTCAGCGGTCACCTCGCCATAGTTGACGATTACGATCATCTCCGGGTTGGCCTCAACAACGGCTTCCCAGTTCACCCGTGCCCAGCTCTTCTCCAGTGTATCCATCACGTTGGAGCCACCTGCTGCTTCAATCATCGCCGTCGGCATTGCATAACGACCGGCAGTGAATGGAGAGGCTTCACCACTGTCATAAACAAACACGCGCAGTGGTGTGTCAGAGGTTTTCAGGCCAGCTCTAAACTGCGTCAGCTCATCACGATAAGATTGCACCAGCGCTTCTGCCCGCGCCTCTACACCAAAGATGCGGCCAAGGTTCAGAAGATCATTGTACATGTCATCAATGGAAACCTTAGGCTTCTCGCCAAGATGGATGCAGCTTTCCGTCAGCTCGTAAACCTTGATGCCAAACGGCTCCAGTGTTTCCGGCGTCACCTCACCGCCAACCTTCATACCGTAGTTCCAGCCGGCGAAATAGAAGTCCGCATCAGCGCCAATCAGCACTTCCTTGCTCGGATACTTCGGGGAGAGTTCCGGCAACACAGCCACTTTGTCGGTCAGCTCCGCATCCAGCGTCCTCCAGCCAGAAACACCGGTGTAACCCACCATGTTTTCCTGCAGCTCCAGTGCCAGCATCATTTCTGTCAGGTTGGAGTCGTTGGAAACGGCCCGTTGCGGAACACCATCAAACTCCACAGTGCGGTTACAGCTTTGTACGGAAACCTCTGCCAATGCCGCAGAAGAAGAAAGCAGGCCAACAGCCAGCGCCAAACCAAAGTTTTTCATGAAAACAGTCCTTAAGAATGAAGATCGAATGTCAGAAGAGATTGTTGCCGGTCCATCAGCTGGTCACGCGTCGTCCGCACCTGAAACGCTTGGGAAACAAGGGCAGGGGAGAGGATCTGCTCCGGAGCCCCAAAACCCAGCATCTGCCCGTGGTCCAGCAGCAGGATCTGATCACACACCTGCGCCGCCATGTTCAGGTCGTGCAAACTGGTGATGATCGTCAGATCCAGCTCTTCAATCAGCTTCAGAATTTCCAGCTGATGGCGAATATCCAGGTGGTTGGTCGGCTCATCCAATATGAGCAGCTCCGGCTCCTGCGCCAAAGCCCGTGCCACCATCACCCGCTGGCGTTCCCCACCAGAAAGCGTGCCGAACAACCGCCCGGCCAGCCCATCCAGCTGCAAAGCATGGATCGCACGGTCCACCACCTGCCGGTCATGTTCGCCAGAAGCCGCCAGCCCGCTGCGATAAGGCGTCCGCCCCAGCTCCACAATCTCGCGCACCCTGAGAGCAAAATCTGTCGGCTGCTCCTGCAGCACCGCTGCCACCCGCTGCGCCGTTGCACGGGCTGAAAGAGACCAGATGTCATCGCCACCAACGCAAATCTGCCCGCTCATCGGCTTGTTGAAACGATAAAGCAGCCGCAGCAATGTGGACTTACCAGCCCCGTTCGCACCTACAACACCAAGGGTTTGCCCCGCCGCCAGCTCAAAGCTCAGCGGTTTCAGAACAAGCGCGCTCTTACGATCAGGCGCCCAGGATACCTCGCGAACGGATACAAAAGCCGCACTCATGACAACGTATCCTTACGCCATCCAGCACTGGCCGGATAGCCCAAACCGTTCATATGAAAAGAAACAGGATCCAGCATTCAACCACCCCACCTGAGTGAAACGCTACATAGCTATGAATGTAACGTTATAACGTTACATCACTTGTCGAATCCAGAAGTAAAAGTCAAGCGCATGCGTGCGCAGACCATCAGTGGCTCGCAAAATGGTCCGGGATAAAGTTTAGTTTGTGAGGAAAATGGTCTCATAACGCCCTCCGCGCAACGGCAGGGGCAAACAGAAACCGGATATGTGAGAGGCTTGCGCCAATGCAACCATTATGGCCTCCTCCGGGACGCCCCGCCCGGGTTGAAGTGAAACATAATGGCAGGTCTCCTGACTCGCGGGTCTGTGCTCAGCCAGCCTTCCCGGATCTCTCCAGTGGCATGCTTGGCCTCGCTCTCCGCTTACAGTTGCGGGGGCAGTCACGGAATTAGCGCCTGTTGGCTACACTTCACCGTGTTCCCTTTTAATCCCGAGGCCTTTCGCTCCCCAGGAACCATAGGCCCGCATACTGAGTTTTACCGCCCCCAATTGCAAGAGGTTTCGAGAAGGAACCGGAGGTGCTGTTGATAGCAGCCACATCCCACCCCTTCGTCATCCCGCACAAGCGAAGCGCGATGCGGGACCCAGCGTTTTGGTGATAAGTGCTAATTGTCACTCTAAGAACAAAGTTTATCTTCTAATGTGCCGCGTGCTTTCTTTTACTCTAAGTTGTGTCGGTCAATGAAGTTTCCTGTTTTCTGCAAAAGCCTCATCTCTTACATGTTATTGGCATTTATTGCTTTTTCCATTTCAGGATGCACTTGGATCGTAGCCGGAATGATGCCGACACCCGGCCACTCTGAATTGGTTGAGATTGATCCTCAGCTGACCAACGAGCAACTCAGTGAGATGTTGCTTGAGATTATCAAAGAAAATAAGATCGCATTCTGTAATAACGTGGATCCTTCAATCAACCATCCTCCAAACTTCAGAGATTGTAAGGGGGGAATTAGTTATCTAGCAGGAGGCAACTTTCAACCTCCAGGATGGTGGAATGGCCCAGTTTCTAAGGTTGATCGCAAAGCAGCTCTGATAGAAATAGGAAACTATCCTGATTACAACGATGGATTAGCGGGGCAGAGCGCTCAGATTAAAAGACTATCTAAAGATAAGGTCTTAGTGACGGTCCGTGGAAATGGGATCTATTTTATGGAACTCCCGAACAAGCAAGCCGCTCAAAAAATAGCAGCTCTTATCAAAGAAAAACTGCAATAACGGCTTAGTTCCCACCCACCGTCATCCCGCACAAGCAAAGCGCGATGTGGGATCCAGAGCCGCGTGCTCAGACCCAAACCACAGCTCAACCTCCTCAGCAGACACGTGCAAACTCAGCCATCCACATCCCTGTAAAAACTGTCAGTTTGACAACCTCTGGTTTTCATTCCACATTCATATACGAGGCCTAGAAACCTCAATACAAGCGGTTACCGCTCCCGTCATCTAGCGGATTTTTTGTGCCTGCTTTATAGGTAGCGCGCAAACCCTTTGCTATGAGCGGGAGGGCGGTGAATACAATACCTTCTTCGGGAGGGAATAAACTCGCCTGCCTTGTATCAGGTTTCTAGCCTCCCGCTCGCCAGCGGGCCCTAGAAAGTCTTGCTGTCGCGCGGCTGTTCAACTGCCATATACAAGGGGCATTGAGAATGAACGACTCCGCATGCGCATGTAGCGCCACAAATACTTTCCAAAATGAAATTGACGAAGTCATCGTCGCTGTCTCGGATCTGCAAAACCTCTCGTATATTCAGCACCTTGTGCTGACAGAGAGAATGCAGCACTCCAGCGAGCGCGATGCCCTGTTCACTCTGCATCACGCCTTCCGCGATCGCCTCGAAGCACTGGAAAAAAGCTGCGGAATGTTAGAGCGGGTCGCTCATCCGCAGCCAATAAACACAAAAGTTCCGCTTCCTGATTAAGCCGTACTGCCCTTTGCTCGCGCGCTCAATCCTCAAAGCCCATCGCGTTCAAGTGAGGAAGCAGCCCAACAGCAAAGAAAAGAGCCAGCCTCATTTTAGGGACTGGCTCAGGAAATGGCTTGATCGTGCAATGCGCTCAACATGATCGGCAACCCTGACCACGCAAAGCGCATGCAACATCACTGTGAATGGTAAATGGCACAAACCCGTGCCACTTGCTCCGGTGCCAATGGCGAAACGCAAATACACCCCGCATCCTCGCCAAGCGGTGCCCTGCTGGTCTGCGGCCATACCACCCGCCGCAGGTCAGCGCCTCCCTAAAAATACCAGTGCCACCCACATGACGTCCACCCCCTGAAAAATCAGGGATAATACTCCCTCTGCCGCTCCACCCGCTGGATCCCGCATCAAGCGCGGGACGACGGCATTGAAGCAACCACAACAACCTCACCACCCACCACCATCATCCCGGACAAGCACAGCGCAGATCCGGGATCTAGGGAGATTGATTGCTAAGTGTTCTGTGCTTCAGTAAGCAGCTTGAATGTCTTTGGTTTGATCAACTGGACTTAATAGAGCTGCTGATGCCATCAAGGCATTCAAGACCCAGGGCTAAAGCCTCTCTTTGGGTGTGAATTGTGGTGCAACAAAGTGGCTTTCACTGACCTTCACTAATCCGGTTTCTATGTCAACTTCCTGCGCATTTTCTGAACTGCCTAGACGTTGCTTATTCTTTTTGGGGAGTTGAAACTCGTGTCCACAATATCGGCAGACTTGAGCTCTTGCTTTTACGGTCTCCGCGCATCTTGGGCATGTTTTTCCGTTGAAGGAGTGTGCTGAGGGTTGTTTCAAATTAGGCAAACAGAAAAGTGGAAACATCATAAATGGGAATAGTCCGCATAAGATCAGCCATCCCACTTTTGTCCTTTGCTTATAATGAGCTGCAGTTGCTCCAACTATGGCCCCAATTGCAATGGTAATGAGGACAGAAATCAAGTATTGGAGCGGCGATAGTTCTGTCATGAAAGGATCAAGATACATAAAATTACCAAATTATCTTATGGTTGAAATTGAAATTATATTATAATCTAGAGTTGTGTTGAAGCCTGCGAGGTGGTGACAATGCTAAACCTCCAACTCGGACTCACCCCAAATCAAACCGCTTACAAATCCGGTCTACCGGGGTGCCGTCAGAGAGTGGGACGGCTTCCAGCACTTTGTAGTCTTTGAAGCCGCGGGAGGTGTAGTAGGCGCGGCCGCCGGTGTTGTCGGCGCGGATGGTGGCGTTGATGGCGACGAGGCCTTTGCCCTCCAGATTGGCAAGGGTCGCTTTGAACAGCGCACTGCCGATGCCGCTCTTGTGCAGGCCCGGCTTCACAAAGGTGCCGATATCAACCCAGTCCGCGGGGATATCTCCATAATGGCTGGCGATCTGAAAGCCAAGCGGCTCACCGGTTTCACGATCAATTGCACAAACACTGCTTTCTAGAATGTCAGCCTCAAGAAACCACTCGATGAACTCACCTTTGTTCAGCGGCTTCTCAATTGCAGTTGTCCCCCCGGCCTCAATAATCCGGTTGAGCAGGGCAAGGAGCTCATTCACATCGTTGCGCTGGGTTTTGCGGATGAAAAACTCGATAGGTTTGGCGGAAGATGTGTCCATTTTTCAAAAATCCCGATCAGCGCAAAAAATACGCAAAGCTTTCAAATCAACGCACATAGCAACGCAAACGACTTATGCCACTGAAATCCCAGCATAAGTGCAGAGCAAGAAACCTGCTAAAACTTTGTTCTTGCTCGCAAAGCCTGCGCCAGAGTGCCTTCGTCAAGGTAGTCCAGTTCCCCACCAACCGGCACACCATGGGCAAGGCGGGTTACTTTCACATTTTCAAATCGCGCAAGCTGATCCGTAATAAAATGCGCCGTGGTCTGCCCTTCAACGGTGGCGTTCACCGCGAGGATAACTTCGTTGACACTGCCACCTTCAATACGCTCAACCAGCTTGGAAATGTTGAGGTCATCCGGCCCAATTCCATCCAGCGGAGACAGGGTGCCACCGAGGACATGATAATGCGCACTCACAGCTGATGCCCGCTCCAGCGCCCAAAGGTCAGAGACGTCCTCAACCACCACGATGGTGGAGCCATCCCGGCGCGGATCAGAGCAAATGGTGCAAGGATCACTGGTATCAACGGTGCCGCATTCTGAGCAGATGCCAACCTGATCAACAGCCACGCCCATGGCTTCCGCCAGCGGGATAAGTAACTGATCTTTCTTCTGAACCAGATGCAAAGCGGCGCGTCTGGCCGAGCGTGGACCAAGGCCGGGCAACTTGGCAAGCAGCTGAATCAGGCGTTCAATTTCGGGACCAGCAACCCTGCGTGTACTCATCGAAAATCTATGCTCTCTGCGAGAAAGAAAAGGCACCCGCAAAGCTGATTTGCGAGACAATGCCAGATAAACTATGCCCGCCTGAAGAGGCGGGCAAGAGGGAATAAATCCATTTCAGGCATGCCGCCAAATCTGCGCAGGGTCGCGGTGATTTGGCAACAGATTAAGCCTGAAGAACTTAGGAGCCGAACGGGAGTTTCATGCCAGCTGGCAGGCCCATGCCGGACATCATGTCCTGCGTGCGCTCCTGCACCAGCGCCTCACCCTTCGCCTTAGCATCATTATGCGCAGCGAGGATAAGATCTTCCAGAATTTCAACTTCATCAGCGTTGATGAGAGATGGATCAATCTTCAAACCGGTCATTTCGCCTTTACCATTCAGGGTAACGGTAACCATGCCTGCACCTGAGGTGCCCTCAACAGAAAGCTCGTTCACAGTCTCCTGAAGCTCGCCCATTTTTTCCTGCATCTGCTTGGCTTGCTTCATCATTTTAAGAAAGTCCATCGACTCGCTCCTTAAATGTCTCTTGAGCGCATGTCGCGCTTCTCTTGTTCTGCTCGTTAGGTTTCATATCACAGAAACCTTAGAAATCTTGGGTGAAATCCATAGAGTCCATGTCTTCTATGTCGACAGGCTCAGACGCCGCTTCAAGGGGGAGATCTTCCTCCTGCTTCAAAATGCGCACGTCAACAACCTTAGCTCCGGGAAAGGCAGAAATAAGTTTCACCACTTCCGGATCAGAATGCGCATCAGAAACCAATTGCCTCTGGTTCGCTTCTTTTTCTTCATGCAAAGTCGGGCGGCCTTGCTCACGGCTAACCGCAACAATCCATCGACGGCCCGTCCATTCCGTTAGTTTCCGGCCCAATTCACCGGCTGCATCAGGCGTCGCAATCTCTGTTGGCTGCACCTCAATGCGGCCCGGCTGGAAGTTGACAAGTCGCAGAGCACGCTCAACGGAAACCTTGACCGGAATGTCCTTCATGCGGCCCGCAAGCTGAGCAACCTCAGCCCAGGAACGGATAGCGATCCTCTCGTGAACCTCTTCCGCCTGCCGCATCTGCGGTGCTGTTTGTGGAGCAGCACCAACGGCTTGTGCCATGGGTTGGCCACCTGCTACAGCGCGCAGTTGAGGCGCAGAACCACCACCGGATGGAGCGCCACTTGCGCTCGGCCCACCACCACCTTGCGGAGCGTTACCTGCTGGTGCTCCGCCACCTGCCGGGGAGAACTTGCCGGATTTGAGCAGCTTCAACGCCTCTTCCGGATCTGGCAGATCGGAAGCATAGCACAGGCGCACCAGAACCATGTCAGCCGCGGCCAATGGCTTAGGTGCATTCTGCACTTCATTAATTCCCTTCAGCAGAATCTGCCATGTCCGGGAAAGAACACGCATGGAGAGCTTCTCAGCAAACTCCCGCCCACGCTGCCGCTCACTCTCCGTCACAGAGTTCTCTTCACCCGCTTTCGGCACCGCTTTCAGGCGAGTCACCAAATGGGTAAAGTCTGCAAGGTCAGAGAGGACAACTGCCGGATCAGCGCCCACATCATACTGGGCTTTGAGCTCGTCCAGAGCGCTGGCAATGTCGCCGCGCATCACGTGCTCAAACAAATCTATCACACGGCTGCGGTCAGCAAGGCCAAGCATCTGCCGCACTTCGTCAGCTTCAATGCGACCAGCACCATGCGCAATCGCTTGATCCAGAAGGGATAAACTGTCTCGGGCAGACCCTTCACCAGCACGCGCAATCAGCGCCAGCGCCTCATCGGAAATTTCTATGCCCTCTTTGCCGGAGATCTCGCGCAGCAGGGAAACAAGCGTAGAGCTCTCAATCCGGCGCAGGTCAAACCGCTGACAACGGGAGAGGACAGTTACAGGAACTTTGCGGATTTCTGTGGTCGCAAAAATGAACTTCACATGCTCCGGCGGCTCTTCCAGCGTCTTCAACAACCCGTTGAATGCCGCATTCGAAAGCATGTGCACCTCATCAATGATGTACACTTTATACCGCGCATTTGCAGGTCTGTACCGTGCCGCCTCGGTAATCTCGCGAATGTCACCAATACCCGTATGCGACGCCGCATCCATCTCAATCACGTCCACATGGCGACCTTCCATGATCGCCTGACAGTGAACGCCTGGTTTGTCTAAGTGAATGGTAGGCTTATCAATTTCGCCCGGGATCTCGTAGTTCAGGCCGCGTGCCAGAATACGTGCAGTGGTCGTTTTACCGACACCGCGAACACCAGTCAGCATCCATGCTTGTGCGATACGTCCAGTCTCAAATGCATTCTGCAGAGTCTGAACCATCGGCTCCTGACCATAAAGATCATCGAACGTGCTTGGTCGATACTTACGGGCGAGAACGCGATAAGCACCATCGCTGCTGGAAGATTTGTCTTCCGCGCCTGTTGTTGTCTGGTGCTCTTCCTGAAGGTCTATTCCGTCCATGTCGCCCAAATCCTCAGCCACTTCAAAGGCAAGGTAAAACTTATTCCCGGCCATTCAAGACGAAGACCGGCCGCTTGTCGAGTATGGGCGCGGGGAAAATAGGTGGGAGGCTGGCACGATGACCCGTGCCATGGACTCGTTAGGGCTGCTTCCTTCCGGACCTGACCCGGTTGGCGAGTGGCTCGTCCACCACCAACCTCCCGGTCGTGTATATGGGCGTTTTGCCTGAAATTTGCAAGTGTTCATTGATGTTTACCGCTCGCTACTGTGGACGAGACTGTGAATCTTCCGATCAATCTGATGAAACAGAAATCACAAAATGTCGTCGCGACATTGCAATTCAGCGGTATCTCGGGTTCACTTTGCATAATTTTATAATTTAAGGAATTCGAAATGCTGGCCGAAACAACTGAGGTGTACGACGCCTCTGCTGCTCTTTGCTATTCTGCCAATTCACTTAATCGCTGTGGGGAAAAACGTAAGGATACAGAATGGGTTAATTCACTCAAAGCTGCGCCGGAAACACGTTTTCTGATCCAGGCAAACGACAGTTTTATCTTTAATAAGGACGGCGCCAATCAGCCTCTTCTCCATTCTGCGGAGGTGATCAACCTATTGGGTATCACCGATGCCACGACGATTTTCCTCGGCATTGATGAGAGCGACGGCAACCGCCCACACTTCGGCCTGCGTTACTCCACTGACCCGGAAACGATTGACGAAGAACTGGAAAAAATCGGCCCATACGCTGCCTACGGCCTGCGCGGCATTGCAATGAAGCACGCTGCAAGCCAGCGAGTGTTGGGCATGATGGCTCAGGCTGCCTCAATGGGCAAATGGCACTCAACCCATAAGATGTGCTCGCAGTGCGGCAAGCCAACTGAACTCGCTGAAGCGGGATATCGCCGTGATTGCCCGTCTTGCTCCGCACAGCATTTCCCAAGAACGGACCCAGCGGTGATAATGTTGATCACCCACGGGGATAAATGTCTGATGGGGCGCCCATACCATCTGATGGAAAATGTCTACACCACACTCGCAGGCTTTGTAGAGCCGGGTGAGACATTTGAAGATGCCGTCCGCCGTGAAGTTTTTGAAGAAGCAGGCGTTAAAGTCGGCACCGTGAAATACGTCGCCAGCCAGCCATGGCCTTTCCCATCAAACATTATGATCGGATTCCACGGTGAAGCACTGACGACGGACTTGAATATCGACTATGAAGAAATGCAGGATTGTCAGTGGTTTTCCAAAGAGGAGACACTGAAGATGCTCCAAGGCGAAGCGGAGTCAGGATTAATTTGTCCCCCTGACATCTCTATCGCGCATCATTTGATCAAGAAATTTATCGAGGAACAATGACCCATGGTCGACTAGAGCCAGTGGTTATTTAGCAGGTGCCTGATGGCACCGGGGAGGTGCCATGACTTACTGCATATATCTGACCCACCCAAACGTTTACATCGATCCGGCAACCCCGGTCCCGCACTGGGATTTGTCGGATAAAGGTCGGGAACGCTTAGAACAAGGCCTTCGCCAGCCGTGGCTTTTGGAGATCGACCACGTTATTGCCAGCCGCGAAAAGAAGGCCATAGAGACGGGCCAGATCATCGCGAACCATCTGGGGATCGAGCTCATAACAGCTCCAGGCCTTCATGAGAATGACCGCAGTTCAACCGGCTTCCTGGAGCCGGACGAGTTTGAAACGGTCGCCGATGAGTTCTTCAGCCGCCCCGCAGTCAGCGTACGCGGTTGGGAGCGCGCTTTGGATGCTCAAAGCCGTGTAGTGGACGCGATCAAAAAAGCGTTGACCACCATCCCAAGCGGCGAACCAGTGCTCTTCTCTGGCCATGGCGGTGTAGGAACGCTGCTCAAATGCCATCTCGCCAATAACGCAATCGACCGCACATTTGATCAACCAGCAAATGTCGGAGGCGGTTGCTGGTTCCGATTTGACCCGGCTGACCTTGCGGCTTGCAAGGCTGACATTGAAAGCCTGAAGTGGCAATTGATTGATGAGATGGAACTCGTCCCTTAACTTGCGCGCTGCCGATAATAAAGAAACTAAGCAGCCTGTTGATCTTGATGATTGGCAGGCTGCTTTCATAGCTCCAGCTCTTGTTGCTGCTAGTTGAAATGCTTATCTAGAGCGTAACTCTGAAATGTGTTTGGGCATTTCAGATCAAAATACACTTAAAGCAACGACTTGGAGCGGGATGTATGAGCGTACCGAGCTCTGAGTGCCATTTGTTTTCAAAAATTCGGCGCAAGAGATGTTATCGGCAGCAAT
Coding sequences:
- a CDS encoding YbaB/EbfC family nucleoid-associated protein; translated protein: MDFLKMMKQAKQMQEKMGELQETVNELSVEGTSGAGMVTVTLNGKGEMTGLKIDPSLINADEVEILEDLILAAHNDAKAKGEALVQERTQDMMSGMGLPAGMKLPFGS
- the nudC gene encoding NAD(+) diphosphatase translates to MLAETTEVYDASAALCYSANSLNRCGEKRKDTEWVNSLKAAPETRFLIQANDSFIFNKDGANQPLLHSAEVINLLGITDATTIFLGIDESDGNRPHFGLRYSTDPETIDEELEKIGPYAAYGLRGIAMKHAASQRVLGMMAQAASMGKWHSTHKMCSQCGKPTELAEAGYRRDCPSCSAQHFPRTDPAVIMLITHGDKCLMGRPYHLMENVYTTLAGFVEPGETFEDAVRREVFEEAGVKVGTVKYVASQPWPFPSNIMIGFHGEALTTDLNIDYEEMQDCQWFSKEETLKMLQGEAESGLICPPDISIAHHLIKKFIEEQ
- a CDS encoding histidine phosphatase family protein, which codes for MTYCIYLTHPNVYIDPATPVPHWDLSDKGRERLEQGLRQPWLLEIDHVIASREKKAIETGQIIANHLGIELITAPGLHENDRSSTGFLEPDEFETVADEFFSRPAVSVRGWERALDAQSRVVDAIKKALTTIPSGEPVLFSGHGGVGTLLKCHLANNAIDRTFDQPANVGGGCWFRFDPADLAACKADIESLKWQLIDEMELVP
- a CDS encoding zinc ribbon domain-containing protein, whose amino-acid sequence is MYLDPFMTELSPLQYLISVLITIAIGAIVGATAAHYKQRTKVGWLILCGLFPFMMFPLFCLPNLKQPSAHSFNGKTCPRCAETVKARAQVCRYCGHEFQLPKKNKQRLGSSENAQEVDIETGLVKVSESHFVAPQFTPKERL
- the recR gene encoding recombination mediator RecR, with protein sequence MSTRRVAGPEIERLIQLLAKLPGLGPRSARRAALHLVQKKDQLLIPLAEAMGVAVDQVGICSECGTVDTSDPCTICSDPRRDGSTIVVVEDVSDLWALERASAVSAHYHVLGGTLSPLDGIGPDDLNISKLVERIEGGSVNEVILAVNATVEGQTTAHFITDQLARFENVKVTRLAHGVPVGGELDYLDEGTLAQALRARTKF
- a CDS encoding GNAT family N-acetyltransferase; this encodes MDTSSAKPIEFFIRKTQRNDVNELLALLNRIIEAGGTTAIEKPLNKGEFIEWFLEADILESSVCAIDRETGEPLGFQIASHYGDIPADWVDIGTFVKPGLHKSGIGSALFKATLANLEGKGLVAINATIRADNTGGRAYYTSRGFKDYKVLEAVPLSDGTPVDRICKRFDLG
- a CDS encoding DNA polymerase III subunit gamma/tau, producing the protein MDGIDLQEEHQTTTGAEDKSSSSDGAYRVLARKYRPSTFDDLYGQEPMVQTLQNAFETGRIAQAWMLTGVRGVGKTTTARILARGLNYEIPGEIDKPTIHLDKPGVHCQAIMEGRHVDVIEMDAASHTGIGDIREITEAARYRPANARYKVYIIDEVHMLSNAAFNGLLKTLEEPPEHVKFIFATTEIRKVPVTVLSRCQRFDLRRIESSTLVSLLREISGKEGIEISDEALALIARAGEGSARDSLSLLDQAIAHGAGRIEADEVRQMLGLADRSRVIDLFEHVMRGDIASALDELKAQYDVGADPAVVLSDLADFTHLVTRLKAVPKAGEENSVTESERQRGREFAEKLSMRVLSRTWQILLKGINEVQNAPKPLAAADMVLVRLCYASDLPDPEEALKLLKSGKFSPAGGGAPAGNAPQGGGGPSASGAPSGGGSAPQLRAVAGGQPMAQAVGAAPQTAPQMRQAEEVHERIAIRSWAEVAQLAGRMKDIPVKVSVERALRLVNFQPGRIEVQPTEIATPDAAGELGRKLTEWTGRRWIVAVSREQGRPTLHEEKEANQRQLVSDAHSDPEVVKLISAFPGAKVVDVRILKQEEDLPLEAASEPVDIEDMDSMDFTQDF
- a CDS encoding ABC transporter ATP-binding protein; the encoded protein is MSAAFVSVREVSWAPDRKSALVLKPLSFELAAGQTLGVVGANGAGKSTLLRLLYRFNKPMSGQICVGGDDIWSLSARATAQRVAAVLQEQPTDFALRVREIVELGRTPYRSGLAASGEHDRQVVDRAIHALQLDGLAGRLFGTLSGGERQRVMVARALAQEPELLILDEPTNHLDIRHQLEILKLIEELDLTIITSLHDLNMAAQVCDQILLLDHGQMLGFGAPEQILSPALVSQAFQVRTTRDQLMDRQQSLLTFDLHS
- a CDS encoding ABC transporter substrate-binding protein; protein product: MKNFGLALAVGLLSSSAALAEVSVQSCNRTVEFDGVPQRAVSNDSNLTEMMLALELQENMVGYTGVSGWRTLDAELTDKVAVLPELSPKYPSKEVLIGADADFYFAGWNYGMKVGGEVTPETLEPFGIKVYELTESCIHLGEKPKVSIDDMYNDLLNLGRIFGVEARAEALVQSYRDELTQFRAGLKTSDTPLRVFVYDSGEASPFTAGRYAMPTAMIEAAGGSNVMDTLEKSWARVNWEAVVEANPEMIVIVNYGEVTAEQKREFMLTNPAFADLDAVKHDRFVTLEYAEATPGPRNIKAIKKLAAAFWGN